From Rutidosis leptorrhynchoides isolate AG116_Rl617_1_P2 chromosome 3, CSIRO_AGI_Rlap_v1, whole genome shotgun sequence, a single genomic window includes:
- the LOC139898445 gene encoding probable polyamine oxidase 5: MEVKKPRIVIIGAGMAGLAAANKLYTSSGSKGLFELCVIEGGNRIGGRINTSEFGGDRIEMGATWIHGTEGSPVYKIAQESNSMDSDNPWECMDGFPDNPITIAENGFVLTPSLIDPISNLFMNLIDLAQGKKKTNGVGTGNTSFGSFLKKGLEDYWEVESRTESEGIIGNGNWNRKLLEEAVFAMQENNQRVYSAANDLFNLDYKAESEYVTCPGENVTIAKGYSSVVDSLASNLPYGVIQLGKKVCKIEWQPNNEVGIITEKSDQDRIRPVMLHFHDGTTLSADHVIVTVSLGVLKAGIRDPNGSAAILKFDPPLPDYKIEAISRLGYGVVNKLFLQLSPDFTELDQFPFLQFVFHQSDSEARNPKIPWWIRRTASISPIYKKSRVLLSWFAGDEALKLETLPDEVILDQVSTTLSTFLSNSSEECNGDVMKKLSKLNLVKVLKTRWGKDPLFLGSYSYVAVGSSTCDMDKLAEPLTKSGSYPLQILFAGEATHRTHFSTTHGAYFSGIREANRLLEHYHCMDS, translated from the coding sequence ATGGAGGTAAAGAAGCCAAGAATAGTGATAATTGGTGCAGGAATGGCAGGTTTAGCAGCTGCCAACAAGCTTTACACATCCAGTGGTTCAAAGGGGCTATTTGAGCTTTGTGTTATTGAAGGTGGGAATAGAATTGGAGGTAGGATTAACACTTCAGAATTTGGTGGTGATAGAATTGAAATGGGTGCTACTTGGATCCATGGTACTGAAGGTAGTCCGGTTTATAAAATAGCTCAGGAATCAAATTCCATGGACTCAGATAACCCATGGGAATGCATGGATGGGTTTCCTGATAATCCTATTACCATAGCTGAAAATGGATTTGTGTTGACTCCATCTTTAATTGATCCTATTTCGAATCTTTTCATGAATTTGATAGATTTGGCTCAAGGAAAAAAgaaaacaaatggtgttggaactggGAATACTAGTTTTGGTTCTTTCCTTAAAAAAGGTCTTGAAGATTACTGGGAAGTGGAATCAAGAACCGAAAGCGAAGGAATAATCGGGAACGGGAATTGGAATAGGAAGTTGTTAGAAGAAGCAGTTTTTGCAATGCAAGAAAACAATCAAAGGGTTTATTCAGCTGCTAATGATTTGTTTAATCTTGATTATAAAGCAGAAAGCGAGTATGTTACGTGTCCCGGGGAAAATGTTACTATTGCCAAAGGATACTCCAGCGTCGTAGATTCGTTAGCTTCTAATTTACCATATGGGGTCATTCAGTTAGGCAAAAAAGTTTGTAAAATTGAGTGGCAGCCTAATAATGAAGTGGGAATTATAACAGAAAAAAGCGATCAAGATCGCATAAGACCGGTGATGTTACACTTTCATGATGGTACAACTCTATCAGCTGATCATGTTATTGTTACAGTTTCATTAGGTGTGCTCAAAGCAGGAATTCGTGATCCTAATGGTTCGGCTGCTATTCTTAAATTCGATCCTCCACTTCCAGATTACAAAATTGAAGCCATTTCAAGACTTGGGTATGGTGTTGTTAATAAGCTTTTCTTACAATTAAGTCCCGATTTTACCGAATTAGACCAATTTCCATTTTTACAGTTTGTATTCCACCAAAGTGATTCTGAAGCTAGGAACCCGAAAATACCATGGTGGATTAGGAGGACAGCTTCTATATCACCAATTTACAAGAAATCGAGAGTGTTGTTATCATGGTTTGCAGGAGACGAAGCACTTAAGCTCGAAACACTTCCAGATGAAGTGATTCTTGATCAAGTCTCCACAACTTTATCTACTTTTTTGtcgaattcttcagaagaatgTAATGGGGATGTGATGAAGAAGTTGTCAAAACTGAATCTTGTTAAGGTTTTGAAGACTCGGTGGGGGAAGGATCCACTTTTTTTGGGTTCATATAGTTATGTTGCAGTTGGGTCAAGCACTTGTGACATGGACAAATTAGCTGAGCCACTGACCAAAAGTGGTTCATACCCACTTCAAATCCTGTTTGCAGGGGAAGCAACACACAGAACTCATTTTTCTACAACTCATGGTGCTTATTTTAGTGGGATTAGAGAAGCTAATAGGCTTCTTGAACACTATCATTGTATGGATTCTTAG
- the LOC139898442 gene encoding uncharacterized protein has product MEINSSFISFDSLLFSTSRALCSPFAVFVQIQGCVICLLLAAGWAGAAYVRNREIRQMKKSMKDGNDFAFLSHDINDLEHSTQVQLPGVTVVMPLKGFGEHNLHNWRTQLTSLYGGPLEFLFIVDSTEDPAYHAVSRLLLDFKDDVDARIVVAGPSTTCSQKIHNQLVGVEKMCKDSKYVLFLDDDVRLHPGSVGALTAEMIKNPEIFIQTGYPLDLPSGSLGSYCIYEYHMPCSMGFATGGRTFFLWGGCMMMHADDFRTDKHGVVSGLRDGGYSDDMTLAAIAGAHKRLITSPPVAVFPHPLASDLTFSRYWNYLRKQTFVLESYTSYINWIMNRALFSVHFYLSWGFVSPYIMAMFHVAAALRFHFKDNLAEEHVLNSNGLRLVGCLVMCTAIELLSMWNLTRVEVRLCNMLSPEAPPLSLGAYNWCLVFVAMVVDNFLYPISAIRSHFSQSINWSGIRYHLKNGKIHKIERTMEKGKKFSDLAAKRLYARKAAQSKISIFGSLSRGLAHWRQPKKYDV; this is encoded by the exons ATGGAGATCAATTCTTCCTTTATTTCGTTTGATTCCTTATTGTTCTCAACTAGCAGAGCTTTGTGTAGTCCGTTCGCTGTTTTTGTTCAGATCCAG GGGTGCGTAATATGCTTACTTTTGGCTGCTGGATGGGCAGGTGCAGCTTATGTGAG AAACAGAGAAATAAGACAGATGAAGAAAAGCATGAAAGATGGCAATGACTTTGCATTTCTTAGTCATGATATAAATGATCTAGAACATTCAACACAGGTTCAATTGCCGGGGGTCACGGTTGTAATGCCCTTGAAAGGTTTTGGAGAACATAATCTGCACAACTGGAGAACCCAG TTAACTTCCCTATATGGTGGTCCCTTGGAGTTCCTATTTATTGTAGATAGTACTGAAGACCCAGCTTATCATGCTGTATCTCGTTTACTTCTAGATTTTAAG GATGATGTTGATGCAAGAATAGTTGTAGCTGGCCCATCCACGACATGTAGTCAAAAGATTCATAATCAGCTG GTTGGGGTGGAGAAAATGTGTAAAGACAGCAAGTATGTATTGTTTCTGGATGATGATGTTAGGCTGCATCCTGGATCAGTTGGAGCCCTCACTGCAGAGATGATAAAGAATCCTGAG ATATTTATCCAAACAGGCTACCCACTTGATTTGCCATCTGGAAGTTTGGGAAGCTACTGTATTTATGAGTATCACATG CCATGTTCAATGGGGTTTGCAACTGGTGGGAGGACGTTCTTTCTTTGGGGAGGCTGTATGATG ATGCACGCAGATGACTTCAGAACTGACAAACATGGTGTCGTATCTGGACTCCGTGATGGTGGATACTCTGATGATATGACTCTTGCTGCTATAGCTG GTGCTCATAAAAGGCTAATCACATCACCTCCCGTTGCAGTTTTTCCTCATCCTCTTGCCAGTGATCTTACATTTTCAAG GTACTGGAACTACTTGAGAAAACAAACATTTGTCTTGGAGTCCTACACATCATATATAAACTGGATAATGAACCGGGCATTGTTTTCTGTGCACTTCTACCTCTCCTGGGGATTTGTATCCCCGTATATCATGGCCATGTTTCACGTTGCAGCAGCACTAAGATTTCATTTTAAGGATAATTTAGCCGAAGAACATGTTCTTAACTCTAATG GCTTGAGACTCGTAGGTTGCCTAGTCATGTGCACTGCCATTGAACTTCTTTCAATGTGGAATTTAACAAGAGTAGAAGTTCGGCTGTGCAACATGTTGTCTCCTGAGGCACCTCCGCTTTCTCTTGGTGCTTATAATTGGTGTTTG GTGTTTGTTGCAATGGTGGTGGATAATTTTTTGTACCCAATATCAGCCATCCGTTCCCATTTTTCTCAGTCTATCAACTGGTCTGGTATCCGATACCATTTAAAGAATGGGAAAATACACAAG ATTGAACGGACAATGGAGAAGGGTAAGAAGTTTTCAGATTTGGCAGCCAAGCGTTTATATGCTAGGAAAGCAGCCCAAAGCAAAATTTCCATTTTTGGTTCCTTGTCAAGAGGTTTGGCTCACTGGAGACAACCTAAGAAATATGACGTGTAA
- the LOC139898444 gene encoding uncharacterized protein, which translates to MEKKSAPSPPPPSAPPQPPKESVVRGYKFVWRILLISNLALGAYIFTRPRKKEAAKKDKKHSTEHVSSPEIKPVPDSNGAPLAPSYESEKMPAPSPENQWSKPFKW; encoded by the exons ATGGAAAAAAAGTCGGCTCCGTCGCCGCCACCACCGTCAGCTCCTCCACAACCACCTAAGGAATCAGTTGTTCGTGGTTATAAATTTGTGTGGCGTATTCTTCTCATTTCTAATCTTGCTCTTGGAG CTTACATATTTACAAGGCCGAGAAAGAAAGAAGCAGCGAAAAAAGATAAGAAACATAGTACTGAACATGTGTCTTCTCCCGAGATAAAACCCGTTCCAGATTCTAATGGAGCTCCCTTGGCCCCTAGCTATGAATCTGAGAAGATGCCAGCACCGAGTCCTGAAAATCAATGGTCAAAACCTTTTAAGTGGTAG